In Triticum urartu cultivar G1812 chromosome 6, Tu2.1, whole genome shotgun sequence, the following proteins share a genomic window:
- the LOC125515337 gene encoding histone H2A-like: MDASATITTGKTKKGAAGCKAGGPRKKSVSRSVKAGLQFPVSRIGRYLKKGRYAQRVGTGAPVYLASVLEYLAAELLELAGNAAKDNKKSRIIIPRHLLLAVRNDEELGKLLAGVTIAHGGVVPKINPVLLPKKMVEKATKEPKSPKKTAKSPKKA; encoded by the coding sequence ATGGACGCCTCAGCCACCATCACCACAGGGAAGACGAAGAAGGGCGCGGCTGGGTGCAAGGCGGGCGGCCCCAGGAAGAAGTCCGTGTCGCGGTCCGTCAAGGCCGGGCTCCAGTTCCCCGTCAGCCGCATCGGGCGCTACCTCAAGAAGGGCCGCTACGCCCAGCGCGTCGGCACCGGCGCCCCCGTCTACCTCGCGTCCGTCCTCGAGTACCTCGCCGCCGAGCTGCTGGAGCTCGCGGGCAACGCCGCGAAGGACAACAAGAAGAGCCGCATCATCATCCCCCGCCACCTGCTGCTCGCCGTCAGGAACGACGAGGAGCTCGGCAAGCTGCTCGCCGGCGTCACCATTGCGCATGGCGGCgtggtccccaagatcaacccgGTGCTGCTCCCCAAGAAGATGGTCGAGAAGGCAACCAAGGAGCCCAAGTCGCCGAAGAAGACCGCCAAGTCCCCCAAGAAGGCGTAG